A part of Rhodopirellula bahusiensis genomic DNA contains:
- a CDS encoding isoaspartyl peptidase/L-asparaginase → MKFNVTLLVAAIVFAQLDAHSIHSEEPAMKPTWAIVIHGGAGSSPTQLGEESSQKRTAGLQHALQTGRDLLADGGTAMDTVEAVIRTLEDNPVFNAGRGSVLTNDGHVEMDASVMDGKTLGCGAVAGVTKVKNPISLARRVMTNTKHVLLVGPGADEFAETQQVPLVDPAYFLSQRDGDDAANIASANQEEDESHFGTVGCVVLDSHGNLAAGTSTGGTAQKLPGRVGDSPIVGAGTYAANGLCAVSGTGVGEEYIRNSVAYDIAAQMRYASKSLESSVTEIMQNRLQPGIGGLIAVSQTGEIVMQHNTPGMSCAAADSTGRFETHLILDNGGAPADTTDQTNSPESEITALIQQQASDWNAGDVDAFMNVYWKSDQLTFSSGGDVTRGFDATMQRYKKRYPTSKEMGKLTFTELEFLPLGDAAMQVLGVWKLERDEPMGGRFTLVFQRFPEGWRIVHDHTSKFPDPSPQ, encoded by the coding sequence ATGAAGTTCAATGTGACGCTGCTTGTTGCAGCCATTGTGTTCGCTCAGCTTGACGCCCATTCCATCCATAGCGAAGAGCCAGCCATGAAACCAACTTGGGCCATCGTGATTCATGGTGGAGCGGGCAGCTCTCCCACTCAACTCGGTGAGGAATCCAGCCAAAAGAGAACCGCGGGATTGCAACACGCGTTGCAGACAGGTCGCGACCTGTTGGCTGACGGCGGAACCGCCATGGACACTGTCGAAGCCGTCATCCGCACCTTGGAAGACAATCCGGTTTTCAACGCTGGTCGCGGTTCTGTTTTAACAAACGACGGACACGTGGAAATGGACGCTTCGGTGATGGATGGCAAGACACTCGGGTGTGGCGCCGTTGCTGGCGTGACCAAGGTCAAGAATCCAATCTCGCTTGCTCGCCGGGTGATGACAAACACGAAACACGTGCTGCTCGTCGGTCCCGGTGCCGATGAGTTTGCAGAAACACAGCAAGTGCCGCTCGTCGATCCGGCATACTTTCTCTCCCAACGCGATGGCGATGACGCAGCGAACATTGCTTCCGCCAATCAGGAGGAAGACGAATCCCACTTTGGAACGGTCGGCTGCGTGGTGCTGGATTCGCATGGGAACCTGGCCGCAGGAACCAGCACCGGTGGCACCGCCCAAAAGCTGCCCGGACGAGTTGGCGATTCACCGATCGTCGGTGCAGGCACGTACGCCGCCAATGGCTTGTGCGCCGTTTCCGGCACTGGTGTTGGCGAAGAGTACATTCGAAACAGCGTCGCCTATGACATCGCAGCACAAATGCGTTACGCGAGCAAATCGCTCGAGTCATCCGTCACGGAGATCATGCAGAATCGTCTTCAACCTGGCATCGGTGGATTGATCGCCGTTTCACAAACCGGCGAGATCGTGATGCAGCACAACACACCTGGAATGAGCTGCGCTGCAGCCGACAGCACCGGACGATTCGAGACGCACTTGATCCTCGATAACGGCGGAGCCCCAGCGGACACAACGGACCAAACAAACTCACCCGAGTCGGAAATCACGGCTCTGATTCAACAGCAAGCCAGCGACTGGAACGCAGGCGACGTCGACGCGTTCATGAATGTCTACTGGAAGAGCGACCAGCTCACGTTCTCATCCGGAGGCGACGTGACTCGAGGTTTCGATGCGACGATGCAGCGATACAAGAAACGCTATCCCACTTCGAAAGAAATGGGAAAGCTCACGTTCACGGAGCTCGAATTCTTGCCACTCGGCGACGCTGCCATGCAAGTCCTGGGAGTCTGGAAACTCGAACGAGACGAACCGATGGGCGGCCGATTCACGCTCGTGTTCCAGCGTTTTCCGGAGGGCTGGCGAATCGTCCACGATCACACTTCCAAGTTCCCTGATCCATCGCCTCAATGA
- a CDS encoding PSD1 and planctomycete cytochrome C domain-containing protein, with protein MDFCFGKGLSSSVCWLTLALVIAAASDSLAVDFNRDIRPILSENCFHCHGPDAASREADLRIDTQDGSRQELSGTAAIVPHQPEQSELIDRIFSEDPDLRMPPADSKRKLSAHQKSLLQQWIAEGGEYEQHWAFIAPTRPVVPTPDRVAWSSHPVDRFVWDRLQARGLHPSQRADRRTLIRRVSLDLTGLPPTPDQVDSFINDPDWNAYEKLVDRLLAAEQFGERWARPWLDLARYADSNGFQADQLRDSWAYRDWVIKALNDDMPFDQFTIEQLAGDLLPDATIDQKIATGFHRTVTCNVEAGVHPEENRVNQVVDRVNATATAWLGMTIECAQCHDHKYDPVSQEEYYKLFAFFNNTPMEVENPSGKGVSFDFWGPKMDLPLSPEQATTQSHLQAEIASLQTKREAVLKAGDWMGWTKRLRTALDTPPQWQTLPIASVETTGGEDFEILDDQSILFQGRLPDTTVYEITCSEIPADVVGWKVEALTHPELPGTGPGRGDAVRSNFILSELEVAVVSQDGTANSPMTLHSPSADYSQPNWPVANAIDGDPKTGWAIGQKFQQSHWAQFLLEEPLGSNPDATLRFRLEQNYGRGRTIGRVRLSALCGDAIAFDVPEEVAAAAKKQPEDRSPSEQTKLQNHFEASNPKARSLQRRIQKLTKQLNAIQPDTTLVMVELEKQRETFLMQRGDYLSPDIKVAAGTPMALHRMNENLPKNRLGLANWLVDPSNPLTARVTVNRWWAQLFGHGIVSTLEDFGTQSSPPTHPDLLDWLAVELVESGWSMKHVLKTIVTSETYMQDSKVSAEQIEADPANKWYARGPRFRMSAEMIRDNALAVSGLLSTKMHGPPIMPYQPKGIWRQVGRNEPKWVAATDQDRYRRGIYVIWRRAAPYPSFVNFDGPDRSSCVVGRPRTNTPLQALTLLNDPAYVEMALGLAIRILREHPNADEAQRLSGAFQIVLARQPDEQESSRLLAFYRERKAHLQAHPQEARQLVRGNSFPMPDNPLSLTSSSTDIELSAWFYVANVLLNLDETITKD; from the coding sequence ATGGATTTCTGTTTCGGAAAGGGCCTCTCTTCCAGCGTGTGTTGGTTGACGCTGGCTTTGGTCATTGCCGCTGCATCAGATTCCCTGGCGGTTGATTTCAACCGAGACATTCGCCCGATTCTCTCGGAAAACTGCTTCCATTGTCACGGACCGGACGCCGCCTCACGAGAAGCCGATCTGCGGATCGACACACAGGACGGTTCGCGTCAAGAACTTTCCGGAACCGCGGCGATCGTCCCGCACCAGCCCGAGCAAAGTGAACTGATTGATCGGATCTTTTCCGAGGATCCCGATTTGCGGATGCCCCCGGCTGACTCCAAACGCAAACTATCAGCCCACCAGAAATCGCTCCTGCAGCAATGGATTGCGGAGGGCGGCGAGTACGAACAGCACTGGGCGTTCATTGCTCCGACTCGGCCTGTTGTTCCCACCCCAGATCGAGTCGCTTGGTCATCGCATCCGGTGGACCGTTTCGTTTGGGATCGCTTGCAAGCCCGCGGCCTCCATCCATCACAACGCGCCGACCGACGGACACTGATTCGCCGAGTCTCACTCGACCTCACGGGTCTGCCTCCCACGCCGGACCAAGTCGACTCGTTTATCAACGATCCCGATTGGAACGCCTACGAAAAATTGGTGGATCGGTTGCTGGCTGCAGAGCAATTTGGCGAACGCTGGGCCAGACCTTGGCTGGACTTGGCCCGCTATGCCGATTCGAACGGATTCCAAGCCGATCAATTGCGAGACAGTTGGGCGTATCGCGACTGGGTGATCAAGGCGTTGAACGACGACATGCCGTTTGATCAGTTCACAATCGAACAACTCGCCGGCGACTTGTTGCCGGACGCAACGATCGATCAAAAGATCGCTACGGGATTTCATCGGACCGTCACCTGCAACGTCGAAGCCGGTGTCCATCCAGAAGAAAACCGCGTGAACCAGGTGGTTGATCGAGTCAACGCGACCGCCACCGCATGGTTGGGAATGACCATTGAATGTGCCCAGTGTCACGATCACAAATACGATCCGGTCAGCCAGGAAGAGTACTACAAGCTCTTCGCGTTTTTCAACAACACACCGATGGAGGTCGAAAACCCAAGTGGCAAAGGCGTGTCCTTTGACTTCTGGGGCCCCAAGATGGACTTGCCTCTTTCTCCCGAACAAGCAACCACCCAAAGCCATCTGCAGGCCGAAATCGCTTCGCTCCAAACAAAACGAGAAGCCGTTCTGAAAGCAGGTGATTGGATGGGCTGGACGAAACGACTTCGAACGGCACTCGACACACCGCCTCAGTGGCAAACACTGCCGATCGCTTCCGTTGAAACGACCGGCGGAGAAGACTTCGAAATCCTGGATGACCAATCGATCTTGTTCCAGGGCAGGCTGCCCGACACGACTGTTTACGAGATCACCTGCAGTGAAATTCCAGCGGATGTTGTCGGATGGAAGGTCGAAGCCCTGACGCATCCTGAACTCCCTGGAACCGGCCCAGGTCGCGGTGATGCCGTGCGATCCAATTTCATTCTGAGTGAATTGGAGGTGGCGGTTGTCTCACAGGACGGCACCGCAAACTCCCCCATGACACTTCACTCACCATCCGCCGACTACTCTCAACCCAATTGGCCAGTCGCCAACGCGATTGACGGTGATCCGAAAACAGGGTGGGCGATTGGACAGAAGTTCCAACAATCTCACTGGGCGCAGTTTCTGCTCGAAGAGCCGCTCGGTTCCAATCCCGATGCCACGTTGCGATTTCGATTGGAACAAAACTACGGAAGAGGCCGAACGATCGGTCGCGTGCGTCTCTCGGCACTGTGTGGCGATGCGATCGCATTCGATGTCCCCGAAGAAGTGGCAGCAGCGGCAAAGAAACAACCGGAGGACCGATCACCGAGCGAACAAACGAAGCTTCAAAACCACTTCGAAGCATCCAATCCCAAGGCTCGTTCGCTGCAACGACGCATTCAAAAACTGACCAAGCAACTCAATGCGATCCAGCCTGACACCACGCTTGTCATGGTGGAATTGGAAAAGCAACGGGAAACGTTTTTGATGCAACGCGGCGACTACTTGTCACCAGATATCAAAGTCGCGGCGGGGACACCGATGGCTCTCCATCGAATGAACGAGAACCTTCCGAAGAATCGCTTGGGTCTGGCCAATTGGCTGGTGGATCCTTCGAATCCGCTAACCGCTCGGGTGACAGTCAACCGCTGGTGGGCTCAGTTGTTCGGTCATGGAATTGTCAGCACGCTGGAAGACTTTGGCACTCAGTCGTCGCCTCCAACGCATCCGGATTTGCTCGACTGGTTGGCCGTTGAATTGGTTGAATCAGGTTGGTCCATGAAGCACGTCCTGAAGACGATTGTGACCTCCGAAACCTACATGCAAGATTCCAAAGTCTCGGCGGAACAAATCGAAGCGGATCCCGCGAACAAATGGTACGCCCGGGGACCACGCTTTCGCATGTCAGCGGAAATGATTCGCGACAATGCCTTGGCCGTCAGCGGTTTGCTCTCAACCAAGATGCATGGTCCTCCCATCATGCCCTACCAACCCAAAGGAATCTGGCGCCAAGTCGGCCGGAACGAACCCAAATGGGTCGCGGCAACCGACCAAGACCGCTACCGACGTGGCATCTATGTGATTTGGCGACGTGCTGCACCCTATCCCAGCTTTGTGAATTTCGATGGACCGGACCGAAGCTCTTGCGTCGTCGGCCGGCCGAGAACCAACACTCCGCTACAAGCCCTGACGTTGCTCAACGATCCCGCCTACGTGGAAATGGCTCTCGGGCTCGCAATTCGAATCCTACGTGAACACCCAAACGCGGACGAAGCCCAACGACTTTCAGGAGCGTTCCAAATCGTGTTGGCACGACAGCCGGACGAACAAGAATCCTCCCGTCTGTTGGCGTTTTATCGCGAGCGAAAAGCACACCTCCAAGCTCATCCCCAAGAAGCCCGGCAACTCGTCCGTGGGAATTCGTTCCCCATGCCCGACAACCCGTTGTCGCTCACCTCGTCTTCAACCGACATCGAACTGTCCGCTTGGTTCTATGTTGCCAACGTCTTGCTGAATCTGGACGAGACAATCACGAAGGACTGA
- a CDS encoding DUF1501 domain-containing protein, with protein sequence MPPYQSKQPFEDAAAATVANATRRQLFQRTGMGLGGFALTSLFQAEQNRAFGQEQTGRVLGTHHPARAKSVIYIHMVGAPSHLDLFDHKPVLQERSGQLCPDEFFNGKQLAFIREQPKLFGTPTDQAFQFQRCGESGAEISNLMPNLQSVADELCFIKTLHTDQFNHAPAQMFLLSGFERFGRPSIGSWVSYGIGSENKNLPDFVTLITGQVLGAGNSAWGSGFLPTVHQGIEFRSQGDPVLFLSNPEGMQPSDRRKVVDAVKDLNALRLDDVGDPEISTRISQYEMAYRMQTSVPELMNIDDETAEVHQMYGTKPGKTSFANNCLLARRLVERGVRFVQLFDQGWDHHGNIVNRLSAKTKEVDQPIAALIKDLKQRGMLDDTLVVWAAEFGRTPMAQASNGGGTPTKVGRDHHKEAFTIWMAGGGTKSGHTHGMTDELGYGIAEDGVHVHDLNATILHLLGIDHERLTFRYQGRQFRLTDVHGNVVNDIIS encoded by the coding sequence ATGCCTCCTTACCAATCGAAACAACCGTTCGAGGATGCCGCCGCAGCAACGGTTGCCAACGCAACTCGCCGGCAACTCTTTCAACGCACCGGCATGGGACTCGGTGGATTCGCACTGACGTCCCTGTTTCAAGCCGAACAAAATCGTGCCTTCGGGCAAGAGCAGACGGGTCGCGTCCTCGGAACCCATCATCCTGCACGAGCCAAGAGTGTGATCTACATCCACATGGTCGGTGCCCCGTCACACCTGGATCTGTTCGACCACAAACCCGTTCTGCAAGAGCGTTCAGGACAACTGTGCCCGGATGAATTCTTCAACGGAAAGCAACTGGCGTTCATTCGCGAACAACCCAAGTTGTTTGGCACTCCAACGGATCAAGCTTTCCAGTTCCAACGCTGCGGAGAATCAGGGGCAGAAATTTCGAATCTGATGCCAAACCTGCAGTCGGTTGCAGACGAATTGTGTTTCATCAAAACGCTTCACACTGACCAATTCAATCACGCGCCGGCACAAATGTTCTTGCTCAGCGGCTTTGAACGCTTTGGTCGGCCCAGCATCGGGTCTTGGGTGAGTTACGGAATCGGAAGTGAGAACAAAAATCTGCCGGACTTTGTCACCCTGATCACGGGACAAGTTTTAGGAGCAGGCAACAGTGCCTGGGGCAGTGGATTTTTACCAACGGTTCATCAGGGGATTGAGTTTCGTAGCCAAGGCGATCCAGTCCTCTTCTTATCCAACCCCGAGGGCATGCAACCGTCTGACCGTCGAAAGGTTGTCGATGCCGTCAAAGATCTCAACGCATTGCGTTTGGATGACGTTGGTGACCCGGAAATCTCGACTCGCATCAGCCAGTACGAGATGGCGTATCGGATGCAAACCTCCGTGCCCGAGTTGATGAACATTGACGATGAAACGGCCGAGGTTCATCAGATGTATGGCACAAAACCCGGCAAAACGAGCTTCGCCAACAACTGCTTGCTCGCCCGACGTCTGGTCGAACGCGGAGTGCGTTTTGTTCAACTGTTCGATCAAGGATGGGATCACCACGGCAACATCGTGAATCGCTTGTCAGCGAAAACGAAAGAGGTCGACCAACCCATCGCGGCGTTGATCAAAGATCTCAAACAACGAGGGATGCTGGACGACACGCTCGTGGTCTGGGCCGCTGAATTTGGTCGAACCCCAATGGCACAAGCGAGCAACGGCGGCGGCACGCCGACGAAAGTCGGGCGAGATCACCACAAAGAAGCTTTCACCATTTGGATGGCAGGCGGAGGCACGAAGAGCGGACACACCCACGGAATGACCGACGAACTGGGCTATGGGATCGCAGAAGATGGAGTGCATGTTCACGACCTGAACGCCACCATCCTGCATCTGCTCGGGATCGATCATGAGCGGCTGACATTCCGCTACCAAGGACGCCAGTTTCGACTCACCGACGTGCACGGAAACGTTGTCAACGACATCATCAGTTGA
- a CDS encoding sulfatase-like hydrolase/transferase — translation MTKIVFCTIALLLSKMLVVGAVQAETVEHPNVLLILTDDQGWGDLASHGNSKISTPTLDALANQSARLDRFYVSPVCAPTRAALLTGRYPERTGVAGVTGRREVMRDEETTLAEMFQAAGYATGCFGKWHNGAQMPLHPNGQGFDEFFGFCGGHFNLYDDALLERNGTPVQTEGYITDVLTDAAIEFVNVHHDHPFFCCVPFNAPHGPFQVPQELFDQYNDGTIDEKTAAVYAMVQNIDTNVSRLLKCLADHSLNEETIVVFLTDNGPNGKRFNGGMRGAKGSVHEGGCRVPCFIRWPGKIEPQTISQIAAHVDLLPTLAQWCDIPMTTEKPLDGRSLAKLIRDGSDAELDDRSILTYRPNQLQLQKFGKAAVRTNTHRLTIEKSKAALFDMTTDPGQTTDVASSHPELTKQLRSQIQEYVQEITPSITAVRPVPIEPMRSVFVPAVDAKLEGGVGFADEISWAHSWVDRWASTQDRIRWPILVKDAGRYEIVIHYVCDSDSAAVVLTTGNQEVTTNLPRFAMESVVRPDLDSKATPRRMLTFQQHSIGVVDLAAGSSTLALHRADQDGVMIELNGLTITRQPAE, via the coding sequence ATGACGAAGATCGTTTTTTGCACCATCGCGTTGTTGCTTTCGAAGATGCTTGTCGTCGGGGCGGTTCAGGCTGAGACCGTGGAACACCCGAACGTCCTTTTGATTTTGACGGACGATCAGGGATGGGGTGATCTTGCGTCGCATGGGAATTCGAAAATCTCAACGCCAACGTTGGACGCTCTGGCAAACCAAAGTGCACGACTGGATCGTTTTTATGTTTCCCCCGTGTGTGCTCCGACGCGAGCCGCCTTGTTGACCGGGCGTTATCCGGAACGCACCGGAGTCGCCGGGGTCACGGGACGCCGTGAAGTGATGCGGGATGAGGAAACGACACTTGCGGAGATGTTCCAGGCGGCTGGCTACGCGACAGGCTGCTTTGGGAAGTGGCACAATGGCGCTCAGATGCCGCTGCACCCCAATGGACAAGGTTTCGATGAATTCTTTGGGTTCTGTGGCGGGCATTTCAATCTTTACGACGACGCGTTGCTGGAGCGAAACGGCACGCCGGTGCAAACCGAGGGATACATCACCGATGTTTTGACGGACGCGGCGATCGAATTTGTCAACGTCCATCACGATCATCCGTTCTTTTGTTGTGTGCCGTTTAACGCGCCGCACGGTCCCTTTCAGGTGCCACAAGAATTGTTCGATCAGTACAACGACGGCACGATCGACGAGAAAACAGCGGCCGTGTACGCGATGGTGCAAAACATCGACACCAATGTTTCTCGATTGTTGAAGTGCCTTGCCGATCATTCGTTGAACGAGGAAACCATCGTTGTGTTTTTGACAGACAACGGGCCCAACGGAAAACGCTTCAACGGTGGAATGCGTGGCGCCAAAGGCAGTGTTCATGAAGGAGGCTGTCGCGTGCCATGTTTCATTCGCTGGCCGGGAAAGATTGAGCCGCAGACGATCTCTCAAATTGCGGCGCACGTTGATCTGCTGCCAACGCTGGCTCAGTGGTGTGACATTCCTATGACAACGGAAAAGCCTCTGGACGGAAGAAGCTTGGCCAAATTGATTCGCGATGGATCCGATGCCGAGCTCGACGACCGCTCGATCCTGACCTATCGACCCAACCAGTTGCAATTGCAGAAGTTTGGCAAGGCGGCGGTGCGAACCAACACTCATCGATTGACGATCGAGAAGTCCAAGGCGGCATTGTTTGACATGACGACCGACCCCGGCCAAACCACCGATGTCGCGTCGAGTCATCCGGAATTGACGAAGCAGTTGCGATCACAGATCCAAGAATATGTGCAGGAGATCACACCCAGTATCACGGCGGTACGGCCTGTTCCCATTGAACCGATGCGTTCGGTCTTTGTGCCCGCCGTGGATGCCAAGCTCGAAGGAGGAGTCGGGTTTGCCGACGAAATTTCATGGGCACACAGTTGGGTCGATCGCTGGGCGTCAACGCAGGATCGGATCCGTTGGCCGATCCTCGTGAAGGACGCTGGCCGATACGAAATCGTGATCCACTACGTTTGCGATTCGGATTCGGCAGCGGTCGTGCTGACGACGGGCAACCAAGAAGTCACCACCAATCTTCCGCGATTCGCGATGGAAAGCGTTGTTCGGCCCGATTTGGATTCCAAGGCGACTCCGCGACGGATGCTGACGTTTCAGCAGCACTCAATCGGAGTCGTTGACCTTGCCGCTGGTTCCTCAACACTGGCTTTGCACCGAGCCGACCAGGACGGCGTCATGATTGAATTGAACGGACTCACCATCACCCGACAGCCCGCCGAATGA
- a CDS encoding NAD-dependent epimerase/dehydratase family protein translates to MSERIESETQLDALLARPSDALVEFMHQLDGDLIILGIAGKMGVSLGQLAVAAIKKAGVSKNVYGVARFSDADARARLESAGVQTIQCDLLDREAVAQLPSVPNVLFMAGRKFGTEGTEPLTWAMNMMAPANVAHHFRECKIVAFSTGCVYPLAAVDQQPTELTPPGPIGEYAQSCLGRERMFEYGSLEWGTPVCLYRLNYAIDLRYGVLHDIAAKIWNEQPVDNSIQAFNVIWQGDANHQALMCLDHCTSPANVLNVTGPETLLTEDVARRFGELLYKPVQFTTTPSDASYLSDSSEARKLFGAPSVSADQLIRWQAHWINIGGRSLNKPTHFEVNDGAY, encoded by the coding sequence TTGTCTGAACGGATCGAATCTGAAACGCAACTGGACGCATTGCTGGCCCGACCAAGCGATGCATTGGTCGAATTCATGCATCAACTTGATGGCGACCTGATCATCTTGGGGATTGCCGGGAAGATGGGCGTCAGCTTGGGACAACTGGCTGTCGCCGCGATCAAAAAGGCAGGCGTGTCGAAGAATGTATATGGCGTGGCACGATTCTCCGACGCGGACGCTCGTGCTCGTTTGGAATCAGCCGGTGTGCAAACGATTCAGTGTGACTTGCTTGATCGAGAAGCTGTCGCCCAACTTCCTTCCGTGCCCAACGTCTTGTTCATGGCCGGCCGGAAATTTGGAACCGAAGGCACGGAACCTCTGACTTGGGCGATGAACATGATGGCCCCTGCGAACGTTGCCCATCACTTTCGCGAATGCAAGATCGTTGCCTTTTCGACGGGCTGTGTTTACCCGCTGGCTGCAGTGGATCAACAACCGACCGAACTCACGCCACCGGGGCCGATCGGCGAGTACGCTCAATCGTGTCTCGGGCGTGAACGCATGTTCGAGTACGGCAGCCTTGAGTGGGGAACTCCCGTCTGTCTGTACCGACTGAACTACGCGATCGACCTGAGATACGGGGTGCTGCATGATATCGCCGCCAAGATTTGGAACGAGCAGCCCGTCGACAATTCCATTCAAGCCTTCAACGTGATTTGGCAGGGAGATGCGAATCATCAAGCTTTGATGTGCCTGGACCATTGCACCTCGCCAGCCAACGTTCTCAACGTCACCGGTCCAGAAACATTGCTCACCGAAGATGTTGCTCGTCGATTTGGCGAACTGCTGTACAAGCCCGTGCAATTCACGACCACTCCCAGCGACGCTTCCTACCTGAGCGACAGTTCGGAAGCCAGAAAGCTGTTCGGAGCTCCGTCCGTTTCGGCCGATCAACTGATTCGCTGGCAAGCACACTGGATCAATATCGGAGGGCGTTCACTGAACAAACCAACGCATTTCGAAGTCAACGACGGAGCCTATTGA
- a CDS encoding dihydrodipicolinate synthase family protein: MQISDLSPAIRENVRRGIVIPAQPLALDANRQFDPRYQTALTRYYIDAGAGGIAVGVHSTQFAIRDPSIALYEPVLRLTSEVIDEHAGSLGREIFKVAGVCGRTPQAIGEAEFARSQGYHACLLSLAALADSTIDDLIAHCREVASVMPVIGFYLQPAVGGCVLPYEFWREFAEIENVIAIKVAAFNRYQTLDVVRAICDADRDDAITLYTGNDDNIIADLLTTYRIVTEHGVKSVRIRGGLLGHWCVWTRKAVELLDEIHLILDRSDDIPSELLSRNIQVTDCNAAFFDAANGFAGCIPGIHEVLRRQGLLPGTWCLDPKEVLSDGQSEEIDRVIAAYPALNDDAFVSKNLRRWLS, from the coding sequence ATGCAAATCAGTGACCTATCGCCCGCCATTCGCGAAAACGTTCGTCGGGGAATCGTCATCCCCGCACAACCGTTGGCACTCGATGCCAACCGGCAATTTGACCCGCGATACCAAACGGCGTTGACCCGTTACTACATCGACGCTGGCGCCGGCGGAATCGCGGTCGGCGTTCACTCCACCCAATTCGCGATCCGCGATCCATCGATCGCTTTGTACGAACCCGTGTTGCGTTTGACCTCCGAAGTCATTGACGAACACGCCGGTTCGCTAGGCCGTGAAATCTTCAAGGTCGCGGGAGTCTGCGGGAGAACACCGCAGGCAATCGGTGAAGCGGAATTCGCCCGCTCACAGGGCTACCATGCGTGTTTGTTGAGTTTGGCGGCCTTGGCCGATTCGACCATCGACGACCTCATTGCTCACTGTCGAGAAGTCGCCTCGGTCATGCCGGTGATCGGTTTCTACCTGCAACCGGCCGTCGGCGGTTGTGTGCTTCCGTATGAGTTCTGGCGGGAATTTGCCGAGATTGAAAACGTCATCGCGATCAAAGTGGCTGCCTTCAACCGCTATCAGACATTGGATGTGGTTCGCGCGATTTGCGACGCAGATCGTGACGACGCAATCACTCTCTACACCGGCAACGATGACAACATCATCGCGGACCTGTTGACGACGTACCGCATTGTCACAGAGCACGGTGTGAAATCAGTCCGAATTCGCGGCGGGTTGCTCGGGCACTGGTGCGTGTGGACTCGCAAGGCGGTTGAACTGCTCGATGAAATTCATTTGATTCTGGATCGCAGCGATGACATTCCTTCTGAATTACTATCTCGCAACATCCAGGTCACGGATTGCAACGCTGCCTTCTTTGATGCCGCCAACGGGTTTGCTGGCTGCATCCCCGGAATCCATGAGGTGCTACGTCGGCAAGGCCTGCTGCCCGGAACCTGGTGCCTGGATCCCAAAGAAGTTCTCTCGGATGGTCAATCCGAAGAGATCGATCGTGTGATCGCCGCCTACCCAGCTCTCAATGACGATGCGTTCGTGAGCAAAAATCTCCGCCGCTGGCTGAGTTAA